A genomic segment from Paraburkholderia hayleyella encodes:
- the xerC gene encoding site-specific tyrosine recombinase XerC: MHKKTTPRAPLPVIGPVDDPQSLYHQMRPFLEWMRVRNYSEGTVEHREIHLRGFIAWCDERGVTRPQEVTRPILERYQRYLFLYRKKDGQALSGRSQHMRLVPVKLWFRWLVRQNRILSNPAADIDMPRMEKRLPKHILSEEEAERILNVPDVTSSIGIRDRAILETFYSTGVRRAELVGLHVHDVDMDRGTVMVRQGKGARDRLIPIGDRALAWIRKYLDEVRPQLSLADDEGVLFLALTGDSIGLRSMGQLVSDYIKCSGVNKSGSCHLFRHTMATLMLENGADVRFVQVMLGHAQLTSTQVYTQVAIRALKEIHTATHPARLERVEQRAEIEELKPGRLLQRVYGKTGGQ, from the coding sequence ATGCACAAGAAGACAACCCCGCGCGCCCCGCTGCCCGTGATTGGCCCGGTAGATGATCCCCAAAGCCTGTACCACCAGATGCGCCCGTTCCTCGAATGGATGCGCGTGCGCAACTACAGCGAAGGCACGGTGGAACACCGCGAGATACACCTGCGCGGGTTCATTGCGTGGTGCGACGAGCGCGGCGTCACACGCCCGCAGGAAGTGACCCGCCCGATCCTGGAGCGCTACCAGCGCTACCTGTTCCTGTACCGCAAGAAGGATGGCCAGGCACTCTCGGGGCGCAGCCAGCACATGCGGCTGGTGCCGGTGAAGCTGTGGTTCCGGTGGCTGGTGCGGCAGAACCGGATTCTCTCGAACCCGGCAGCGGACATCGACATGCCGAGGATGGAGAAGCGGCTGCCGAAGCACATCCTGAGTGAGGAGGAAGCCGAGCGGATCCTGAATGTGCCGGATGTGACGAGCAGCATCGGTATCCGGGACCGGGCCATTCTCGAGACGTTCTACAGCACGGGGGTCCGGCGTGCCGAGCTGGTGGGCCTGCATGTGCATGACGTGGACATGGATCGTGGCACGGTGATGGTGCGCCAGGGCAAGGGCGCGCGGGACCGGCTGATTCCGATAGGAGACAGGGCGCTGGCGTGGATCAGGAAGTACCTCGATGAGGTCAGGCCGCAACTGTCGCTGGCTGACGATGAGGGGGTGCTGTTCCTGGCGCTGACGGGCGATTCGATCGGCCTGCGCAGCATGGGGCAACTGGTGTCGGACTACATCAAGTGTTCAGGGGTGAACAAGAGTGGCTCGTGTCACCTGTTCCGGCACACGATGGCCACGCTGATGCTGGAGAACGGGGCCGATGTGAGGTTCGTGCAGGTGATGCTGGGGCATGCGCAGTTGACGAGCACGCAGGTGTATACGCAGGTGGCGATCCGGGCGCTCAAAGAGATTCATACGGCCACGCATCCGGCGCGGCTGGAGCGGGTGGAGCAGCGTGCAGAAATAGAAGAGCTGAAGCCGGGGCGGCTCCTGCAGCGCGTGTATGGCAAGACAGGGGGCCAATAG
- a CDS encoding CHC2 zinc finger domain-containing protein encodes MPRIPDAELDRLKREVSLLRLIESQGHKLKKRGRDWVMRCVFHEEDTPSLSVSEAKNVYHCFGCGASGTVLDWVMRTQGVSLPHAVQLLRNDAPLAAADKVGVKLSFTRPLASLAADADEQVLLGQVADTYHESLKQSPEAQAYLAQRGLVHGEVVGTFRLGYANKSLTYRLPPGYSKEGREVRAKLQRVGVYRESGHEHLNGCLVVPVMDLETGAVRQMYGRRIAPGHKIPAGQPKHLYLSLPLAGVWNEAALVASREVIVCEALIDALTFWCAGYRNVIAAYGVNGFTQDHWNALKRHGTGQVWIAYDRDDAGNAAAEKLATELHEAGIGTWRVLFPKGMDANDYARKVEPATSGSPCGTEKSLGVLLQQAEWTGKGRRPTAEVAEAVRAGEPPSSSLRGESRGIAAITGLDAPPAHTAVEAAKGEAEKSQGAPAPQPADTLDVKESASGELLFTLGERVWRIRGWQKNLGPEQMRVNAQVRRGDAYHVDTLDVYSAKARGLYLKSAAVELGTQEDTLKRDLGRILLKLETLQDEAIRATLAPKESGVQMDALEHAAALDWLRAPELIARLEADMARCGVVGEGANLLAGYLAAVSRKLDAPLAVLIQSSSAAGKSSLMDAVLDLMPQEERIQYSAMTGQSLFYLGETDLQHRILAIAEEEGVRQAAYALKLLQSDGELTIASTGKDEATGNLVTRQYTVKGPVMLMLTTTAIDVDEELLNRCLVLTINESREQTREIHARQRVKQTLEGLLAETDRQHIIGLHRNAQRLLKNVHVVNPFAEQLTFMDDRTRMRRDHMKYLTLIRSIALLHQYQRPHQTVTHRGEALTYIEVTKDDIALANRIAHEVLGRTLDELPPQTRRLLKMVYTMVGELGERDHVKRREVRFTRRDIREYTRWSDNQLKVHCMRLVELEYLLVRGGSRGHLLQYELMYDGANDNEPRLAGLIEVEELDLLDNDARKLEQKASKLPPGCPHDGPMLDPENSPQNHMDKGVEGSQVGVGENALFREKTSSPARVVDTRIVESPMNGEA; translated from the coding sequence ATGCCCCGTATTCCCGATGCTGAACTGGACAGACTGAAGCGCGAGGTCTCGCTGCTGCGCCTGATCGAGTCACAGGGCCATAAGCTCAAAAAGCGCGGCCGCGACTGGGTCATGCGCTGCGTGTTCCATGAGGAGGACACGCCGAGCCTGTCGGTGTCGGAGGCGAAGAACGTGTACCACTGCTTCGGCTGTGGCGCCTCGGGCACGGTGCTGGACTGGGTCATGCGCACGCAGGGCGTATCGCTGCCGCACGCGGTGCAGTTACTGCGTAACGATGCGCCGCTGGCTGCGGCGGACAAGGTGGGCGTGAAGCTGAGTTTTACGCGCCCCCTGGCTTCCCTGGCGGCGGACGCCGATGAACAGGTACTGCTGGGCCAGGTGGCGGATACGTATCACGAGAGCCTGAAGCAGAGTCCGGAGGCGCAGGCGTATCTGGCGCAGCGCGGCCTGGTGCATGGCGAGGTAGTCGGCACGTTCCGCCTGGGGTATGCCAACAAGAGCCTGACATACCGCCTGCCGCCGGGGTATTCGAAGGAAGGCCGTGAGGTGCGCGCGAAGCTGCAACGCGTTGGGGTGTACCGCGAGTCGGGCCATGAACACCTGAACGGCTGCCTGGTGGTGCCGGTGATGGACCTTGAGACCGGTGCTGTCAGGCAGATGTACGGGCGACGGATCGCGCCGGGACACAAGATCCCGGCGGGCCAGCCGAAGCATCTGTACCTGTCGCTACCGCTTGCCGGTGTGTGGAATGAGGCGGCGCTGGTGGCCAGCCGCGAGGTGATCGTGTGCGAGGCGCTCATTGATGCGCTGACGTTCTGGTGTGCCGGGTACCGCAATGTGATCGCCGCATATGGAGTGAACGGGTTCACGCAGGACCACTGGAACGCGCTGAAACGGCACGGCACTGGGCAGGTGTGGATCGCATACGACCGGGACGATGCAGGCAACGCTGCGGCGGAGAAGCTGGCGACTGAACTGCATGAGGCAGGGATCGGGACATGGCGCGTGCTGTTCCCGAAGGGCATGGATGCGAACGACTACGCCAGGAAGGTTGAGCCAGCGACCAGCGGAAGTCCCTGTGGGACGGAGAAGAGCCTTGGGGTGCTGTTGCAGCAGGCGGAATGGACTGGCAAGGGCCGGAGGCCAACTGCTGAAGTGGCTGAAGCGGTACGGGCTGGCGAACCGCCCTCCTCTTCGCTGCGCGGCGAATCCCGCGGGATAGCGGCCATCACCGGACTGGACGCACCACCCGCACACACCGCAGTGGAAGCGGCTAAAGGAGAAGCGGAAAAATCGCAAGGCGCACCTGCGCCGCAGCCAGCAGACACGCTGGATGTGAAGGAAAGCGCGAGCGGCGAACTGCTGTTCACATTGGGGGAACGGGTCTGGCGCATCCGCGGCTGGCAGAAGAACCTGGGCCCGGAGCAGATGCGGGTGAACGCGCAGGTACGGCGCGGCGATGCGTACCACGTCGATACGCTCGACGTGTACAGCGCGAAGGCACGGGGTTTGTACCTGAAGAGCGCAGCGGTTGAGCTCGGTACACAGGAAGACACGCTCAAGCGCGATCTTGGGCGAATCCTGCTGAAGCTGGAGACGCTACAGGACGAGGCGATCCGGGCGACGCTCGCGCCAAAGGAAAGCGGCGTGCAGATGGACGCGCTGGAGCATGCAGCCGCGCTCGACTGGCTCAGGGCACCGGAGCTGATCGCGCGACTCGAAGCCGACATGGCGCGCTGCGGCGTGGTGGGCGAAGGCGCGAACCTGCTGGCGGGATATCTGGCGGCGGTCTCCAGAAAACTCGATGCGCCCCTGGCGGTACTGATCCAGAGTTCGAGCGCGGCGGGCAAGTCCTCCCTGATGGATGCGGTGCTGGACCTGATGCCGCAGGAGGAACGCATCCAGTACAGCGCGATGACGGGACAGAGCCTGTTCTACCTGGGCGAGACGGATTTACAGCACCGGATTCTGGCGATTGCCGAGGAGGAAGGCGTGAGGCAGGCCGCGTATGCACTGAAGCTGCTGCAGTCGGATGGCGAGCTGACGATAGCGAGCACGGGCAAGGACGAGGCGACAGGCAACCTGGTAACCAGGCAGTACACGGTGAAGGGTCCGGTGATGCTGATGCTCACGACCACCGCGATTGATGTGGATGAGGAGCTGCTGAACCGGTGCCTGGTGCTGACGATCAACGAGAGCCGCGAGCAGACGCGCGAGATTCACGCGCGGCAGCGGGTGAAGCAGACGCTGGAGGGCTTGCTCGCGGAGACGGACCGGCAGCACATTATTGGGCTGCACCGCAATGCGCAAAGGCTGCTGAAGAACGTGCACGTGGTGAATCCGTTTGCGGAGCAGCTGACGTTCATGGATGACAGGACGCGGATGCGGCGTGATCACATGAAGTACCTGACGCTGATCCGCTCGATTGCCCTGCTGCACCAGTACCAGAGGCCGCATCAGACGGTGACGCACCGGGGCGAGGCGTTGACGTACATCGAGGTGACGAAGGACGATATCGCGCTGGCCAACCGGATTGCCCATGAGGTGCTGGGACGCACGCTCGATGAGCTGCCGCCGCAGACACGGCGACTGCTGAAGATGGTGTACACGATGGTGGGCGAGCTTGGCGAGCGCGATCATGTGAAGCGGCGTGAGGTGCGCTTTACGCGGCGCGACATCAGGGAGTACACGCGCTGGAGTGACAACCAGTTGAAGGTGCACTGCATGCGGCTGGTAGAGCTGGAGTATCTGCTGGTGCGCGGCGGCAGCCGTGGCCACCTGCTGCAATACGAACTGATGTACGACGGCGCGAACGATAACGAGCCGAGGCTGGCGGGGCTGATTGAGGTCGAAGAGCTTGATTTACTCGACAACGATGCACGCAAGTTGGAACAGAAGGCAAGCAAGTTGCCCCCAGGTTGCCCCCATGATGGGCCCATGTTGGACCCGGAGAACTCGCCTCAAAACCATATGGATAAAGGCGTAGAGGGTTCGCAAGTTGGAGTCGGTGAAAACGCACTGTTCCGGGAAAAAACTTCTTCTCCAGCCCGCGTTGTTGATACCCGCATTGTTGAGTCCCCGATGAACGGAGAGGCATAG